Genomic DNA from Streptomyces venezuelae:
GCGGGTGATGACGACCAGGCCGGTGCCCTGGGTGTCGTACACGGGCTGGAGCGCGACCGCGACGGGCAGGGGGTTGCGGTAGGCCACCGCGCCGCAGTCGGCGCAGGTGCGGGGCCAGCCCACGGGCTGGTCTTCGTAGGACGTCCCGCAGCTCGAACAGTGGGAGCCCGGAACGGAGTTGGTGGAGTGTGGGGATGCTGACACGCCGCGGACTGTATCCGATCCCTGTCGCGCCGGTCTTTCGCGGGTGGCGGTGATCCTGATAGACGCTGGGACATGACAGGACTTGTCCCCGCCCTGCGGAATCTTGCCCTCTGCGCCGCCGCTCTGCTCTCCGTGGCCGCCGTCCCCTCCCCCGCGTCCCCCACGCACGCGCGTGCCGACCCGCAGGCTCCGAAGGAGTTCGTCGCGCTGCGCGACGTCGACCCGACGATCATTCAGGAGATGCGTTACTTCACGCCGCACAACTTCGTCGGCGAGCCCGTTGACGGCTACAGGAAGCCGATGTGCATCCTCACTGAGCCCGCGGCGAAAGCCCTGCACAAGGCACAGCGCAAGCTCCTGCGCAGGGGCTACTCGCTGAAGGTGTACGACTGCTACCGGCCGCAGCGGGCCGTCGACCACTTCGTGCGCTGGGCCGAGGATCTCGCCGATGAGCGCATGAAGGCGGAGTTCTATCCCCGTGTCGACAAGTCGCGGCTCTTCGCGGACGGGTACATCGCGGAGAAGTCCGGGCACAGCCGGGGCTCGACGGTGGACCTGACGGTGGTGCGGCTGCCCGCCCTGCCGACCCGGCCGTACATCCCGGGAGAGCCGCTCAAGCCCTGCTTCGGGCCGCGTGCCGAGCGCTTCCCCGACAGCTCCGCGGACATGGGGACGGGGTTCGACTGCTTCGACACCCTCTCGCACACGGACGACCCCCGGATCAAGGGGAAGCAGCGCGCCAACCGCGACCTCCTGCGTGACGCACTGGGCAGGGAGGGGTTCGTCAACCTGCCCGAGGAGTGGTGGCACTACACGTACAAGCCCGAAACGTTCCCCGACACCTACTTCGACTTCCCCGTCTCCCGAAAGTCGCTGCGGGGGAAGTGAGGTCACCGGCACCACAGGTGGCGTAGGGGGTGTCCGGGACCACCCCCGTCGGCCCCGGACACCCCCTACCGATACTCGGACGCGAAAGAAGGCCATCCGGTTCACCGCCGGCCGCCGGATTCCACTCCTTCGGCGAAAGCCCGCCACCTGATGACGTTTCCGGCACCCCCTGACGAAAGACGGTTGCCCGTGGCACACTTCTGACGTCCCGTCAGTTCTGCTGCCCTGGAGGAGTCTTGCCGCGAACGCGCACACCAGTGGTGGACAACTGGTTCGCCGGGGAGGGTGACGACTTCCGTCTGCTGGGCACGCGCTGCGCCGCGTGCGCCTGTGTCTTCTTCCCGCGCGAGGACGGCTTCTGCCGCAATCCCGGCTGTGCGGGCGGCGAGCTGGCCGAGGTGCCGCTGTCACGGCGCGGGCGCGTCTGGTCGTACACCGACGGCCGCTACCGTCCCCCCGCTCCCTACGTCTCCGACCCGGAACTTCCCTGGGAGCCCTACACGTTGATCGCGGTGGAGCTGGAAGCGGAGCGGATGGTGGTGCTCGGGCAGGCCGTACCCGGGGTCGCCGTGACCGATCTGGAGGTCGGCATGGAGGTGGAGGTCGTCCCAGGGGTCCTGAACGAGGACAACGGGACGACATGGACGACCTGGCACTGGCGGCCCGTGGAGGTGGGCGCATGACCACGGAGGTGGCGGTGCTCGGCGCGGGCATGCACCCCTGGGGCAAGTGGGGGCGCGGTTTCGTCGAGTACGGCGTGGCGGCGGCACGCGCGGCGCTCGCGGACGCCGGGATCGCGTGGCGGGATGTGGGCTCGATCGTCGGGGCGGACACGGTGCGCGGCGGCTATCCGGGGTACGTCGCGGGGGCCACGTTCGCCAAGGCGCTCGGCTGGCAGGGCGCGCGCGTGGCGAGTGTGTACGCGGCCTGCGCGTCCGGCGCCCAGGCGATCGGCACGGCACGGACGCAGATCCTCGCCGGCATGGCCGATGTGGTCCTGGTGGTGGGCGCCGACGCGGCACCGAAGGGGTTCTTCCGTCCAGCGGGCGGGGACCGGCCCGACGACCCCGACTGGCTGCGGTTCCGCGTCCTCGGAGCGACCAATCCGGCCTACTTCGGCCTGTACGCGCGCCGCCGGATGGCCGTGCACGGCGACACCCTGGACGACTTCGCCCAGGTCAAGGTGAAGAACGCCGCGGCGGGCGCACTCAACCCGAACGCGCGCTACCGCAAGCCGGTCGCCGTGGAGGAGGTCGCCGCCTCAGCCGTTGTGGCCGATCCGCTGCGGCTGCTCGACATCTGTGCCACCTCGGACGGCGCCGCGGCCCTGGTGCTGTCCAGCATGGACTTCGCCCGTCGCCACGGAGCGGCGGATCCGGTGCGCATCCGCGCGGTGTCCACCGTCACCCCGACGTATCCGACGACCGTGCTCGACCTGCCGGACATCGCGACGGACTCGGCGGCTGTCGTGGCCCCCGCCGACGGGACGTTCCGGGCGTCCATCGCGCGCGCGGCGTACGAAGAAGCAGGCATCGGCCCCGAGGACATCTCGCTGGCGGAGGTCTACGACCTCTCGACCGCGCTGGAACTCCAGTGGTACGAGGACCTGGGCCTGTGCGGCGAGGGCGAGGGGGCCAAGCTGCTGCGCGACGGGGTGACGGCGTCCGGCGGACGCGTGCCCGTGAACACCAGTGGGGGTCTCGCCTCCTTCGGGGAAGCGGTGCCCGCGCAGGCCATCGCTCAAGTCTGCGAAGTGACGTGGCAGTTGCGAGGGACGGCAGGGGCGCGTCAGATCGAAGGGGCGCGTGTGGGAGTCACCGCGAACCAGGGGCTTTTCGGGCACGGTTCGTCGGTCGTGGCGGTGCGCTGAGGCCCTCCGCAGGACAGTGGAGCGGCTCCGTGTGGGTGTCGGGCGACCCGGGCGACTCGCGGGCGCCCGACAGCCCGTCACGGGCGCCGTGGAGGAAGCTCACGCGCCGGTTAACCGTTGCCGTCCGCGACCTTGACGCTCCATCACCATCGGTGAACACTTCCGGGTGTCAGTCGGCGTCGCCGCACCTCGGCTCCCCGCGCACAGAGCCTCTGCGCGCGTGCGGGGTCGGCACGAAGGGCCTGTTCAGCCTCTTCGACAGGTCATCCCCCATCGGCGATCCGACTGTGACGGCACGCTCGCCATGGGCGCCGGGCGGGGTTCGGGAGACCTCTGCCTCCGGCTGCGTCAGCCGGGCGTATCCAGGCGGTAGTCGTGGGAACGCACCCTGCACGGAGGACCGGGGCGCACTGCCCCGGGCGAGGGCCTAGGAGCCGCCCATGTACTCGAACGGGGACATCTTCGTCGGTGAGGTCATCGGCACCGCGATTCTGATTCTTCTCGGCGCCGGTGTGTGCGCCGCCGTCACACTCGGCCATTCGAAGGCGAAGGCCTCCGGGTGGGTCGTCATCGCCTTCGGATGGGGCTTCGGCGTGCTCGCCGGCGCGTACACCGCGGGACCGCTCTCCGGTGGACACCTCAACCCCGCCGTCACACTCGGCATCGCGATCGACACCGGCGAGTGGGACAAGACCTGGATCTATGTCCTCGGGCAGATGGTCGGCGCGATGCTGGGCGCCGTCCTCGCCTACCTCGTCTACCTGGCGCAGTTCAATGCCAACGTCACGCGCGGCGCGAAGGGCGACTCGGAGGGCGTGCACGTGCCGACGCCGACGCTCGGGATCTTCTCCACCATCCCCGAGATCCGGAACCCGGTCGCCAACATCATCACCGAGGTCATCGCGACGATCGCCCTGGTGCTGCCCATCCTGGCCTTCGGGCTCACCAAGGGCCTCGGCGAATCCGGCACGCAGACGCTGATCGTGGCCTTCCTCGTCGTCGGTATCGGTCTCTCCCTCGGTGGTCCCACGGGGTACGCGATCAACCCCGCGCGCGACCTCGGTCCGCGCATCGTGCACACGTTCCTGCCGATCCCCAACAAGGGCACGTCCGACTGGAGCTACGCCTGGGTTCCGGTGGCCGGGCCCCTGATCGGCGGGGCTCTCGCGGGCCTCATCTACAACGCAGCCTTCTGAGTCTGCGCACCTTCTGAGTCTGCGCACCTTCTGAGTCTTCTCATCAAGGTCATCAAGGGGTAGCTCATGCCGGACAGCTCCGAGAAATTCGTCGCCGCCATCGATCAGGGCACCACCTCGAGCCGTTGCATCATCTTCGACCAGGACGGCGCGATCGTCGCCGTGGACCAGCGCGAGCACCGCCAGATCTTCCCCAAGCCGGGCTGGGTGGAGCACGACGCCACCGAGATCTGGTCCAAGGTGCAGGCGGTGGTCGCGGGGGCGATCGCCAAGGCCGGGCTGCGCGCCGACCAGCTGAGCGCACTGGGCATCACCAACCAGCGCGAGACCACCGTGCTGTGGGACCGCGCGACCGGCAAGCCCGTGCACAACGCGATCGTCTGGCAGGACACCCGCACCTCGGCGCTCTGCAACGAACTGGGCGGCGCGGACGGCCAGGACCGCTTCCGCGAACAGACGGGCCTGCCCCTGGCGAGCTACTTCTCCGGACCCAAGGCAGCCTGGCTGCTCGACAACGTGCCAGGGCTCAGGGCCCGCGCCGAGCGAGGCGAGATAGCCTTCGGCACCATCGACTCCTGGCTGATCTGGAACCTCACGGGCGGCACCGACGGTGGCAAGCACGTCACCGATGTCACCAACGCGGGCCGCACCATGCTGATGAACCTGGAGACGCTCCAGTGGGACCAGTCGATCCTGTCGGCGATGAACGTCCCCGAAGCGGTCCTGCCGGAGATCAGGTCGTCGGCCGAGGTGTACGGGACGGCGGTGGGCCAGCTCTCCGGAGTGCCCGTCGCCTCCGCCCTGGGCGACCAGCAGGCGGCCGTCTTCGGGCAGGCCTGCTACGACACGGGGACGGCCAAGAACACGTACGGCACGGGCAGTTTCCTCCTGCTCAACACCGGCAACCGGCCGGTCCCCTCCAAGAGCGGTCTGCTCACGACCATGGGCTACAAGATCGGCTCCGAGGCGCCGGTGTACTGCCTGGAGGGGTCGATCGCGATCACCGGCGCCCTGGTGCAGTGGTTCCGGGACCAGCTCGGCATCATCCGCAACGCGGACGAGATCGAGGCCCTCGCGGCGAGCGTCGACGACAACGGCGGAGCGTACATCGTGCCCGCGTTCTCCGGCCTGTACGCGCCCTACTGGCGCTCCGACGCGCGCGGCGTCGTCACCGGCCTCACCCGGTACGTCACCAAGGCGCATCTCGCGCGTGCCGTCCTGGAGGCGACGAGCTGGCAGACGCGCGAGGTCGTGGACGCCATGTACCAGGACTCCGGAGTGCGGATCACCACTCTCAAGGTGGACGGTGGCATGACCAAGAACAACCTCCTGATGCAGCACCAGGCGGACGTGCTGGGTGTGCCGGTGATCCGCCCCAAGGTCTCCGAGACGACGTGTCTGGGCGCGGCGTACGCGGCCGGTCTCGCGACGGGCGTGTGGAACGACCTGGACGAGCTGAAGGCGCACTGGCAGCAGGACGTCGAGTGGAGCCCGCGCATGGACGCCGCATCACGGGACCGCGAGTTCCACAACTGGCACAAGGCGGTGGAGCGGAGCTTCGGCTGGCTGGAGGAGGACGAGGGCTGACGGCCGGCCGATCGGAACTGCGGCCCGTACCCCGGTCGGCGGGGGTACGGGCCTCAGCGGCGACCGGAAAGCAACGGCGTACTACGTAGTGACGGGTTCCCGAGCCGCAGCGGCGGCCGCCATCGCGTGTTCCACGACGTCGATGAGGACCTCCTTGACGGTCTCGCGGTCCCGCGCGTCGCACATCACCACGGGCACATCGGCGTCGAGATCGAGGGCCTGGCGCACGACGTCGGCCGGGTAACGATTGGCCCCGTCGAAGCAGTTGACGCCGACGACGAAGGGAATGGAGCGTCGTTCGAAATAGTCCACGGCGGCGAAGCAGTCCTCGAGGCGCCGTGTGTCGGCGAGGACGACGGCGCCCAGCGCGCCGGTCGCCAGCTCGTCCCAGAGGAACCAGAAGCGGTCCTGTCCCGGCGTGCCGAAGAGGTAGAGGACCAAGTCCTCCCGGAGGGTGATGCGGCCGAAGTCCATGGCCACGGTGGTGGTGTGCTTGCCCGCGACGCCGCTGGTGTCGTCGACGGGCCTGCCCGCCTCGCTGAGGGTCTCCTCGGTGCGCAGCGGCTTGATCTCGCTGACCGCGCCGACCAGCGTCGTCTTGCCGACGCCGAAGCCGCCGGCCACGAGGATCTTCAGCGTGACCGGCTCGACGGGGGCCTTGTCGCGCTCAGTGCGCTTGAAGATCATCGCTCACTTCTCCTGCATCGGTGGTGTCGCGCGGGGCCGGTCCGTATCCGCCGCCGCCAGGGGGTTCGATCACGAGTACATCTCCGGGGGCACCGCCACGCCGCTCAGAGCGCCCGGAGGCCGCTGATCACATCGCGCAGAATGCTCTCGTCCGGCAGCTCGGCGGGGGGCACGGGACGGGTCACGTGCACCAGTTCGTCGTCGACGAGGTCCCCTATGAGGACACGGACCACGCCGATGGGCAGGTCGAGTTCGGCGGCCAGCTCGGCGACCGACTGAGGCGTGTCACGGCACAGCCCGACGATGTCCACGTGCTCCGGAGACAGCGTCCGGTCGGTCTCCGGGACGTCGTACGCGTGGGCCTCGGTGACGACGACCGCGATCAGGTCGAGCCGGTGCTGTCCGTTGCTCGTGGTGCGGCCGCGCGTCATGGCGTATGGCCGCACCACGGGGCCTGCGTCGTCGTCGAACCAGCGGGGCGACTCCTGCGCCCGCGGTAAATTCCGCGTTCTTGTGGTTCTCTGCGTCCCTCGACCGTCTTCGCTCATGACCTCCCACTACCCCCCGGCGGGCAGATCCGTGCGCGGCGCCGTACCCAGATGCACGCCGACCCGCTTGACCAGCAGCGTCATTTCGTACGCGACCAGACCCACGTCGGAATCCGCGTCAGCGAGGACGGCTAGGCAGCTGCCGTCGCCGGCGGCCGTGACGAAGAGGAAGGCGTCGTCGAGCTCGACCACGGTCTGACGGACCCGGCCCGCCTCGAAGTGCCGGCCCACGCCCTTGGCGAGGCTGTGGAACCCGGAGGCGACGGCGGCGAGGTGCTCGCTGTCCTCCCTGGTCAGGTTCTTCGACACGCCGGTCGGCAGGCCGTCTCCGGAGAGCACGAGTGCCTTGCGGATGCTGGCGACGCGCTGCACCAGGTCGTCGAGGAGCCAGTTCAGCTCACCCCGTCCCCCGGTCGTGGTGGTGCGTGCGTCGGCATTCGGTGCGGTCATCGACCGTCCCCCTCGGGTGTCGTTCCTGGTGCTGTGCCGTTCGTGGCGTCGTCGCCCGCGGCGTTCTCGTCGCGGCCGCGCTGCCAGCCCCGCTGGAGCGATGCCATGCGGCTGCGTACCTCTTCGGCGTCCCGCTCCTCGGGCCGGGTCTCGGCGCGCGCGGGGCGGTGGTCGGGTCCGTCCTTCAACTGCGGGGCCAGGTTGGCCTGTCGTACGCGGCGGGGCAGTCCGCCCACCGTGGTCGTGGTGGTCCGGCCCCCGGCACGGCTGTCGGTCGCGGCGCGGCGGCCGCGTGCCGGGAGGTCGGTCGGCACGTCCTCGACGGCCGTGACGTCGCGGTGCGGCGGCGAAAGGTCGGGCCAGGAGGACTGCTGCCGCGGGCCCTGCGGCGACGGGATCCCGTCCTCGGCGGCCGGGTCCAGCGGTCTGCTCTCCGAGGACCTGTCCTCCTGGAAGCGGCGCTCCGTGGGCAACCGGCCGTCGGTCGGAAAACGGCTGTCCGTCTGCGGGCGGTCGTCCGTCCGGAAGCGACTGTCCGCGGGGAA
This window encodes:
- a CDS encoding M15 family metallopeptidase; its protein translation is MTGLVPALRNLALCAAALLSVAAVPSPASPTHARADPQAPKEFVALRDVDPTIIQEMRYFTPHNFVGEPVDGYRKPMCILTEPAAKALHKAQRKLLRRGYSLKVYDCYRPQRAVDHFVRWAEDLADERMKAEFYPRVDKSRLFADGYIAEKSGHSRGSTVDLTVVRLPALPTRPYIPGEPLKPCFGPRAERFPDSSADMGTGFDCFDTLSHTDDPRIKGKQRANRDLLRDALGREGFVNLPEEWWHYTYKPETFPDTYFDFPVSRKSLRGK
- a CDS encoding Zn-ribbon domain-containing OB-fold protein; the protein is MVDNWFAGEGDDFRLLGTRCAACACVFFPREDGFCRNPGCAGGELAEVPLSRRGRVWSYTDGRYRPPAPYVSDPELPWEPYTLIAVELEAERMVVLGQAVPGVAVTDLEVGMEVEVVPGVLNEDNGTTWTTWHWRPVEVGA
- a CDS encoding lipid-transfer protein, encoding MTTEVAVLGAGMHPWGKWGRGFVEYGVAAARAALADAGIAWRDVGSIVGADTVRGGYPGYVAGATFAKALGWQGARVASVYAACASGAQAIGTARTQILAGMADVVLVVGADAAPKGFFRPAGGDRPDDPDWLRFRVLGATNPAYFGLYARRRMAVHGDTLDDFAQVKVKNAAAGALNPNARYRKPVAVEEVAASAVVADPLRLLDICATSDGAAALVLSSMDFARRHGAADPVRIRAVSTVTPTYPTTVLDLPDIATDSAAVVAPADGTFRASIARAAYEEAGIGPEDISLAEVYDLSTALELQWYEDLGLCGEGEGAKLLRDGVTASGGRVPVNTSGGLASFGEAVPAQAIAQVCEVTWQLRGTAGARQIEGARVGVTANQGLFGHGSSVVAVR
- a CDS encoding MIP/aquaporin family protein yields the protein MYSNGDIFVGEVIGTAILILLGAGVCAAVTLGHSKAKASGWVVIAFGWGFGVLAGAYTAGPLSGGHLNPAVTLGIAIDTGEWDKTWIYVLGQMVGAMLGAVLAYLVYLAQFNANVTRGAKGDSEGVHVPTPTLGIFSTIPEIRNPVANIITEVIATIALVLPILAFGLTKGLGESGTQTLIVAFLVVGIGLSLGGPTGYAINPARDLGPRIVHTFLPIPNKGTSDWSYAWVPVAGPLIGGALAGLIYNAAF
- the glpK gene encoding glycerol kinase GlpK encodes the protein MPDSSEKFVAAIDQGTTSSRCIIFDQDGAIVAVDQREHRQIFPKPGWVEHDATEIWSKVQAVVAGAIAKAGLRADQLSALGITNQRETTVLWDRATGKPVHNAIVWQDTRTSALCNELGGADGQDRFREQTGLPLASYFSGPKAAWLLDNVPGLRARAERGEIAFGTIDSWLIWNLTGGTDGGKHVTDVTNAGRTMLMNLETLQWDQSILSAMNVPEAVLPEIRSSAEVYGTAVGQLSGVPVASALGDQQAAVFGQACYDTGTAKNTYGTGSFLLLNTGNRPVPSKSGLLTTMGYKIGSEAPVYCLEGSIAITGALVQWFRDQLGIIRNADEIEALAASVDDNGGAYIVPAFSGLYAPYWRSDARGVVTGLTRYVTKAHLARAVLEATSWQTREVVDAMYQDSGVRITTLKVDGGMTKNNLLMQHQADVLGVPVIRPKVSETTCLGAAYAAGLATGVWNDLDELKAHWQQDVEWSPRMDAASRDREFHNWHKAVERSFGWLEEDEG
- a CDS encoding GTP-binding protein; this encodes MIFKRTERDKAPVEPVTLKILVAGGFGVGKTTLVGAVSEIKPLRTEETLSEAGRPVDDTSGVAGKHTTTVAMDFGRITLREDLVLYLFGTPGQDRFWFLWDELATGALGAVVLADTRRLEDCFAAVDYFERRSIPFVVGVNCFDGANRYPADVVRQALDLDADVPVVMCDARDRETVKEVLIDVVEHAMAAAAAAREPVTT
- a CDS encoding DUF742 domain-containing protein, producing the protein MSEDGRGTQRTTRTRNLPRAQESPRWFDDDAGPVVRPYAMTRGRTTSNGQHRLDLIAVVVTEAHAYDVPETDRTLSPEHVDIVGLCRDTPQSVAELAAELDLPIGVVRVLIGDLVDDELVHVTRPVPPAELPDESILRDVISGLRAL
- a CDS encoding roadblock/LC7 domain-containing protein, with the protein product MTAPNADARTTTTGGRGELNWLLDDLVQRVASIRKALVLSGDGLPTGVSKNLTREDSEHLAAVASGFHSLAKGVGRHFEAGRVRQTVVELDDAFLFVTAAGDGSCLAVLADADSDVGLVAYEMTLLVKRVGVHLGTAPRTDLPAGG